One window of the Mycobacterium sp. SVM_VP21 genome contains the following:
- a CDS encoding alpha/beta hydrolase has product MGKRLAALVITLVLVALLVNAMVTDRIARVAEPFAQGRVLELPGPDLNVREYGSGGDRAIVLLHGYSASIQWWEAVAPALAQGARVVAIDLVGHGGSEAPSDAAAYSAMGQATAVHQALDALGVRHAVLVGHSMGGTVATALAESAPDLVDRVVVSDTPAALGMTAMPALSNAVCWPVLGAAVDKLRSLDAVDKSSLQTGFDADFPVPALAYRSLKQMTHNALCDAKTAGWINEQQAVADRLAGLGKPVLVVWGDSDVLTPTAQNVDRYRQAGLQPVVIAGSGHSPLVEKPSEFISTIKSFVNGEHRT; this is encoded by the coding sequence GTGGGTAAACGCCTTGCCGCTTTGGTCATCACGCTCGTCCTTGTCGCCCTGCTGGTCAATGCCATGGTTACCGACCGCATCGCACGAGTTGCTGAGCCGTTCGCGCAGGGGCGGGTGCTCGAGTTGCCGGGACCGGATCTCAACGTCCGTGAGTACGGCTCGGGTGGGGACCGAGCCATTGTGCTGCTGCACGGCTATTCGGCGTCGATCCAGTGGTGGGAGGCGGTGGCGCCGGCACTGGCACAAGGTGCCCGCGTGGTCGCGATCGACCTGGTCGGCCATGGCGGTTCGGAGGCGCCGAGCGACGCGGCAGCCTACAGCGCGATGGGACAGGCCACCGCCGTGCACCAGGCGCTCGACGCCCTGGGCGTGCGGCATGCGGTGTTGGTCGGGCATTCGATGGGTGGGACGGTGGCCACCGCGTTGGCCGAGAGCGCACCGGACCTGGTGGACCGCGTGGTCGTCTCCGACACCCCCGCGGCGCTGGGGATGACCGCCATGCCCGCGCTGAGCAACGCGGTGTGCTGGCCGGTGCTCGGTGCCGCAGTGGACAAGTTGCGCAGCCTCGACGCCGTCGACAAGAGTTCGCTGCAGACCGGATTCGACGCCGACTTTCCGGTTCCCGCGTTGGCCTACCGGTCGTTGAAACAGATGACCCACAACGCATTGTGTGACGCGAAGACCGCGGGCTGGATCAACGAACAGCAAGCGGTGGCCGACCGCTTGGCGGGTCTGGGCAAGCCGGTGCTGGTGGTGTGGGGTGACAGTGATGTGCTGACCCCGACTGCCCAGAACGTCGATCGCTATCGCCAGGCCGGCCTGCAGCCGGTCGTCATCGCCGGATCAGGGCACAGCCCACTGGTGGAGAAGCCAAGCGAATTCATCAGCACCATAAAGTCTTTCGTCAACGGAGAACACAGGACCTAG
- a CDS encoding VOC family protein — MSDHDIRMIVLSTDDLDESIKFYSETLGMPLKFRDGAHFAALDGGSVTLALATAVDHPIHGQVVVGIKTDDVDGAAKAIEASGGGIVKGPYDDAHERRAVVYDNKGNGLVFYKPLGR; from the coding sequence GTGAGCGACCACGACATTCGGATGATCGTCTTGTCCACCGACGACCTGGACGAATCGATCAAGTTCTACAGCGAAACCCTGGGCATGCCGCTGAAGTTTCGCGACGGCGCGCACTTCGCTGCGCTCGACGGCGGGTCGGTGACGCTGGCGTTGGCGACCGCGGTGGACCACCCCATTCACGGGCAGGTGGTGGTCGGGATCAAGACCGACGACGTCGACGGCGCCGCGAAAGCTATCGAGGCCAGCGGCGGCGGAATCGTGAAGGGCCCCTACGACGACGCCCACGAGCGCCGGGCTGTGGTCTACGACAACAAGGGCAATGGGCTGGTGTTCTATAAGCCGTTGGGGCGGTAA
- a CDS encoding GNAT family N-acetyltransferase: MAIDSRPALKSDIPSLAQALGRAFYDDPVSMWLLPDDQARTEQLTTFFGTSTRVHHLAGGGVEVADDGAVVGAAALWDPPNRWKQSIWSQLRMVPSLFRSFGFRLSQGRALTDLLDASHPEEPHWYLAVIGSDPAVRGRGFGQAVMQPRLDRCDAELCPAYLESSKHENVPYYERFGFRVIGEINVPNGGPTLWKMWREPQTR; the protein is encoded by the coding sequence ATGGCAATCGACTCGCGGCCCGCGCTGAAATCGGACATCCCCTCGCTGGCGCAGGCGTTGGGGCGCGCGTTCTACGACGACCCAGTATCGATGTGGCTGCTTCCCGACGACCAGGCCCGCACCGAGCAGTTGACGACGTTCTTCGGCACCTCCACGCGGGTTCATCACCTGGCGGGCGGTGGCGTCGAGGTGGCCGACGATGGCGCAGTCGTCGGGGCGGCTGCGCTGTGGGACCCGCCCAACCGCTGGAAGCAGTCGATCTGGTCGCAGCTGCGCATGGTGCCGTCGTTGTTCCGGTCCTTCGGCTTCCGGCTTTCGCAAGGTCGCGCGCTGACAGATCTATTGGATGCCAGCCACCCCGAAGAGCCGCACTGGTATCTGGCGGTGATCGGCAGTGACCCGGCGGTGCGGGGACGCGGCTTCGGGCAGGCCGTCATGCAGCCGCGGCTGGATCGCTGCGATGCCGAACTCTGCCCGGCCTACCTGGAGTCCAGCAAGCACGAAAACGTGCCGTACTACGAGCGTTTCGGATTTCGGGTGATCGGCGAGATCAACGTCCCCAACGGTGGGCCGACACTGTGGAAGATGTGGCGGGAGCCGCAGACTCGCTAG
- a CDS encoding dipeptidase, which yields MSTLLWDQHTCLPLQDSAEVAPLTRYQHSGGALLSVNAGYAPQRLADTLALLRHFRRAIDVHPDLTVAATVRDVDAITGAGGIAVVFDLEDSNPLDDDLTNLAVLAEHGIRTLLPTYNHANRAGSGCLDAVDEGLTAWGRAIVAEMNAVGMVPDGSHCSARTGLDMCAVSTAPVIYSHSCMRALWDHPRNITNDQARACAATGGVVGITAVGIFLGPNTPTLDAVAHHLEYAVELVGIEHVGVSTDHSFDHVDFNAELLANPQLFDESYTRWGPIQWMPPETWLGLRHHLSARGWADGDVNAVLGRNFHRVARETWWT from the coding sequence ATGAGCACGCTGCTGTGGGACCAGCACACCTGCCTGCCATTGCAGGACAGCGCCGAGGTGGCCCCGCTGACCCGCTACCAGCACTCTGGCGGCGCACTGCTGTCGGTGAATGCGGGCTACGCTCCGCAGCGCTTGGCCGACACCTTGGCCCTCCTGCGGCACTTCCGCCGTGCCATCGACGTCCATCCAGATCTCACGGTGGCGGCCACCGTCCGCGACGTCGACGCGATCACCGGCGCCGGGGGCATCGCGGTGGTGTTCGACCTGGAGGATTCCAACCCGCTCGACGACGACCTGACCAACCTGGCCGTATTGGCCGAGCATGGGATTCGCACCCTGTTACCCACCTACAACCACGCCAACCGTGCAGGCAGCGGCTGCCTGGACGCCGTGGACGAGGGACTGACCGCGTGGGGCCGCGCGATCGTGGCCGAGATGAACGCCGTGGGCATGGTTCCCGACGGGTCACACTGCAGCGCCCGCACCGGCCTGGATATGTGTGCTGTTTCGACCGCCCCGGTCATCTACAGCCATTCGTGTATGCGCGCCCTGTGGGATCACCCGCGCAACATCACCAACGATCAGGCCCGAGCGTGCGCGGCCACCGGCGGTGTCGTCGGCATCACTGCGGTGGGAATCTTCTTGGGCCCCAACACTCCAACCCTCGACGCGGTAGCGCACCATCTGGAGTACGCGGTCGAGCTGGTTGGTATCGAGCACGTCGGCGTCAGCACCGACCACTCCTTCGACCACGTCGACTTCAATGCCGAGCTACTCGCTAACCCGCAGCTGTTCGACGAGAGCTACACCCGCTGGGGCCCGATCCAGTGGATGCCTCCGGAGACCTGGCTGGGCCTGCGCCATCACCTGTCGGCACGCGGCTGGGCCGACGGCGACGTCAACGCCGTGCTCGGCCGCAACTTCCACCGGGTGGCACGCGAGACCTGGTGGACCTAG
- a CDS encoding AAA family ATPase: MTGRVIILTGPPGSGKSTLASKIASGYGKGVHLHTDDFWHYIVSGAIPPYDPASETQNQTVMDVIAGAAYAYALGGFITVIDGIIGPWMLDHFRIRATQHPDLPLDYVVLRPQRAITLQRARARTAPSALTDEAPILSMWDQFADLGEFDNHVLDTSSEAEEHSARRVADALRGGRFRLFAT, translated from the coding sequence GTGACCGGACGCGTGATCATCCTGACCGGCCCACCCGGGTCGGGAAAGTCAACGCTCGCCTCGAAGATTGCCTCCGGCTATGGCAAGGGCGTTCATCTGCACACGGACGACTTCTGGCACTACATCGTTTCGGGCGCGATACCCCCGTACGATCCCGCTTCTGAGACGCAGAACCAGACTGTCATGGACGTGATCGCGGGTGCCGCCTATGCCTATGCGCTCGGCGGCTTCATCACCGTGATCGACGGGATCATTGGGCCGTGGATGCTTGATCACTTCCGAATCCGCGCAACACAGCACCCGGACCTGCCGCTCGACTACGTGGTCCTCCGGCCGCAGCGCGCCATCACGCTGCAGCGGGCCCGGGCCCGAACAGCGCCGAGCGCCCTCACCGACGAGGCGCCGATCCTGTCGATGTGGGATCAGTTCGCCGATCTCGGTGAGTTCGACAACCACGTACTCGACACCTCGAGCGAAGCGGAGGAGCACAGCGCCCGCCGGGTGGCAGATGCCCTCCGTGGTGGCCGCTTCCGCTTGTTTGCCACCTAG